The genomic window ACACACGTTTTCACGTTTAAAGCCTGATGCCGCTGCTACGGGGATGTGGAAACATTGCCCCTAAGCGTAACCCCCCGTACACCCACACCATGTCAAACCTGTTATTGCTAAAAGGAGGTGATCAGTGTATGAATTCTTTTCCCTGTCTATTAAATGTGCGCCCAGGACAAGCCCGTTCGCGCAATAAGTATGTGCCAGCCGAACGCACGCACTCTTCTTGTGCATAAATGTCATAacgttcttttccccctcaaaATTCTTGGTTCGCCACCTGTTTAAGCTTTTATGGTCGAGTGGGCAGTTATCATGTCCCGTTCGGTAAGATCATCCTATGAGATGATAACTCAAGTACTTAATTTCACGCAGGGGTGTACGCCTCCCTGTATGGGTACATGCGCACATGTGCAAGTACCCGTGGCGAACCCTCTTGGGCATTCATCAAGTTGGAGTTTAGACGTTCCACAATAAAACCAGCTGCGTGTGCCTTTCTGCGCTAAATCGTTTTAAcatgaaaaagagaaactgACTCAAATTATCAGCATAGCGCAAAGGCATCcagcttttttcttttttttttcgtgcaaACTGTTACTGTGGAGCAAATACAAATGCATACACGTgtgcagaagaggaaagaaaaacagcTGCAGTGTGGCAGTGTGGCAGTGTGGGTATGTGCTCAAATTGGGTAGCCACGAGTTTCTCCGTTCCACGAGAAATACGCATTTAGAGGAGGATATCCATGCGCACGTTACGGTACGGAAAAAGGGCGCTCCTCCCGTAGGCCCTCCTCAGACAGGTTGCAAGGCCTTCTTATTCTCTGCCTCGTATTTCAATTTtcgaaaaagcaaaatgctCTGCACAACAGTGTTTGTAGCATGGcaggaaaaaagcaaataattttttggcTTTATTGCAAGGGAGTATCTCATAAATAATAAACTATAAACGGCCAGAACGGCTGTCATTTTCTCCGAAACAAACATGGGCAATTTCTTCAAATCGTTGCAGCCTTTGGttgggaagggaaaaggaaggggaaattattttcagcATGAGCGCAAAAGCACGCACAACCACGCGCAACCACGCACGATATCAACTGTCGACATTTTAATATCCTGCGCACTCtgaataaaaggaacaacgCCGTCagttctttaaaaaaaattacccgCCAGGACGAAACCCCAGTTTGCTAGGGGGGCCCAAAACATGATGCTAAACACGTTGCTTTTAAcattgtgaaaaaatgacTTTGCTTGTGACATGATGAACTGATGTCTGTCAAATGTTGAAAATGGCTAGCTCGGcataaatgtgtgtacatcCGGGTGTGTAAGCACAGTCAGGGGTGTATGCCTCCTGCTATGTAGTCTTcctctctatttttttgcgtCGTCCCACTTGGGTGTGTTCCTCACTGCGCAAGTGTTGTGGACATTCCAAACAAATGCGAAGGAGGATATGCACTGTGTTGCAGTGGTCAACTTGTTATCAAAAGTTCTTaccaaaaaatgtacacccATGGgaatgcatacaaaaaaaaaaaaaaaaaaaaaaaaaaaaaaaaattcaaatgttCGCTAGTTGCCCTAATGGAGTGTTCCAcgtgaaatgaaaaaatagttACTCATTGGGAGGAACAACTGGCAGACTTTCCAAAATCAGAGGGTAgcattaaaatgaaaaaaatatatatatatacatacactttttttggcaggtaatttttccccaaagGTGTAACTCGATggtcagtttttttttttttttatttttttttttcgcctcgAATAATGCCACGGGTGACTTTATTTTGCAAATCTTCGccaaggggaaaattatATCCCAGTGCgccccttcattttttcttcttttctttgcgCTTTTTTGTGgatataatatatttccccCACACACAATTTGACCGTATTTTATGCCCACTTGGGGGTGCGATGAATTTGAAAACCAATAATGAAAACTGATTGTGGTGACCCCAAAATTATGGACGGTCCCGAGGTAGCTTGGCCAATTCGGTGTTCCACGTGATTTTAACGTTTTGGTGCCGCATACCTGTTGGTCCATCACatcaggaaaaaaggaaaaaataggcCAATTCGTACTGCctcaaatggggaagacgCATCAGGGGTACCTCCATGCGgcagaaagaagaataatatgACATCGAATTATGTCGTAATGAAGGAGGGAACAAAATGTATGCGCAGGGAATttgaaaaacaaattacaCGTGTACAAACGAACACATAGGTAATCCGAAATGGGGACCTCCTTTCCCATGTGTAAGCATATTTTGCTGCCTTGATTTGgctctttatttattttttttttttaaacacttAAAGCAATTTCACAAAATAACACGAAAATGTGAAACAATCTCACGGGGGGCGtgatataaaaagaaaaaaaagtaaaccaCTCGgaaacacacaaaaatgtacaaaatgccacatgaaataaaaaaagggaatggagaaaaatacgaaagttttgcaaattttttctttttctttttttgctttggTCCTTAACCGTTTGCCTTCCATACTGTTCATAtgattttctcattttttcagCCCAGTGGTATggtagatttttttttttttccctatttgcattttcccaattttacAACATTTTTGCACGTTCCTAATTTCCCCACATTTGTGTGCCTCTCCCGTTTTTGCCTCTTccataattttccttttttagttTTCCACATCATCAACCTTTGGAGTAgcaatttgttcctttccatcTATGTGATTAtggtactttttctttttttttttacatccgCGTCCAAAAAGTGTTAACGCGTTAACGTAGCCTTCAAAGAGTCTTAAGTcgttaaaatgaaacatTGCCAAGTGCGTACAAATTAATGCATATTTGAGTGTTTGCATGTAAGtgctttgccatttttttcccttttttagaatttttttttttcccatatgtGCGTCCTCTTACAAACGTGCgccccttcccccccataCTCAGTAATTAACCCAATTgggaataattaaaaaatgccttTAAAGCCTGCACTGCGAAAAACGCGACAGTACGCCAAGTGACAATTGGGAAACTCCCCGATCGTTACTTTGCGCATACGGGCTTCATGTGTTAACGTGTGACTACATGCCTAGGTGCATACGTTCACACGTGCATACGTATGTGCCTTTTCTCGCATCCCACTGTTCATTTGGTCCACAGTGGCATCTTAACCTCGTGTACTCCCTTCTTAAAAAGAGGACTGCTCTAATTCGTGCAACCCTTTTGAAGCACATTTGACCACGTCAGGTATCGCGCATTGGCAAATGAGCACGAGTTGTTCACATaatgtccattttgtgtgtCCCAAgagataggaaaaaaaaaaaaaagaatacacaCATAGGAGCGATCGTCACGTGGAACATACTGATTGTGCACACAAATGTAgacattttatttcattttactcctcttttttttttttttccgtgcgTATACCCATGTGCAGAAAAATGTCTAGCGAAGAGTATGACCACCTTTATAAGATAATTTTAGTTGGAGACGCAACTGTgggtaatttaaaaaaaagggggaaaaatgaaacacaAATTTTGGACTTTTACGTCACACGAACGGTGTGTATTGTCTGCAGGACGCCACTATCGTGGCAGTCACACCATTGCTTCATTCACAACGgccatttcttttctcttcaaaTGCGTGAACAAATTGGGGATTATTTTCTGACCATTCAGGCAAAACACACCTCCTGTCGAGGTACATACGAGGCTCCTTGCCTAGCGTTGCAAAGGCGACAATTGGTAAGCCGATAAAAAATGGGCAGCTAAAAATTTGGGATATGTTTGCTTCACCTGTTGTTGCTTTTTCATTCCCGAGGGAtgccatatatatatatattttttctttttatttaattactCAGGTGTCGAATTTGCCACCAGGACGATTCCGTTGGCGATAGGGGGGACCGTCAAGGCGCAGGTAAATATAATGCCAGGAGGAAGTTACACAGTGGTGCATGTCAGTACATGTttgcatatgtgcacactcATCAATCTGCAATTTTCTGCAAATATGCCTACACACCCCTACATATGACCGTGAAAACGAGCAGATATGGGACACCGCCGGGCAGGAACGGTACAGAAGTATTACGAGTGCCCACTACAGAAGAAGTGCAGGAGCCATACTGGTCTATGACgtgacaaagaaaaagacctTCCTCAGCATTTCCAAGTGGCTAGAGGAAATTCGCCAAAATGCCGACAAGGACATTGTCATTATGTTGGTGGGGAATAAGGTGGACCTGGTGGAGAACGACGAGATGAAACGGAAAGTGAGTCTTCCCTGCTTTACATGTGTGGAGCTTCTTCACACGTGTATATCCACCCAGGTAAAAATAGAGGGCGCAAAATAAACCGATGACAcgcttcttttccccccataCACCACGTAGGTAACGTACGAACAGGGAGCAAGCTTCGCCAGGGAAAATAACCTATTCTTTGCAGAGGCCTCTGCAGTCTCCAAATTGAACGTAAAACATGTGTTCGAAAATTTACTGcaggaaatatataataaccGAATGAAGAATAACAGCTGCAGTTTAAGCACGAGAAGTAGTGCCACGTGCGAAAGTGCTATCCAGTTAACCAGAGCGAGAAGTACAATCAAGTTAAGTgatttaaatgaaaatgagAGTGAAGATGAGCGAAAACCTCGGCCCACGTGCTGCTAAATTGGGGAAAGACACCTTCGATGTGTGCTCACCATTTGATGTGCTTCCTCCATAAGTATCAGCATATTTGTATAACTATCCCTACATACTCTGGTCGCTTAGAAAAGCggcctccttttttgggaaaaaaaaaatgaacgtgTTCATAGGATTTTTATTCACATCGCGTTTAACATGATGTTGCCTGtgatggtaatttttttttttacctttttgcgCATTTGTCTAACGTAACCGTAAAAGTTGTTACATAATCGCGaaatgtgtgtttttttccccccccttacACTTGCCTATTTGTTGTATAATTGTACACTTTTTATTCTCATCCCTGTGCATATGCCCCTCCACTTTACGCATTCCCCTttgatatttattttatttattatatatatttttttttttttgtcacaaaTGAAGATGCTACCTTTGATTGCGTAAAagtctccccctttttttttttttttttttaatctgtaCATCCACCAATGTGAAGTTTCCATTTCAGGATTGGTGATCGCCTGGACATACGTTCTCCAACGTCGCGTCCACCTCGGCTGTGTACCTTTAATTTATTGTTTCCGCCTTGTAATTGCCCCCCAGAGCGTCGTTTTGCCCACGCAAAATTATGTACCGTCACTGCAGTGGATGCCTTTGCCCTAGACATACGGCGCAACgctactttccttttaatcccttcactttattttttttcttccccaattTTATCACCCCAcatttcttccaccttttatttttcccctaatTGGAAAAAACGTAACGGacagttccttcttttgcaGCCACCTGTCCTCGAGGGGGCTAACaattgtggaaaaaaaaggaacattttcgATGATGCGCTGAATATGATGTGGTGTCggcaaaagggggagcaACCTAGCATGCTTAGCCTCACCAACAGTAAgctgcttcctttttatttgtcaCTTGTGGGGGACTACCCTGGGTAGATGAACACGGTGCAATCTTCATTCCCCCCTTGGAAAATGCGCACCTGGAGTGTATTCGCAAATTCTGCaactgtaaaaaaagtgtccCCAAGTGGGGGTAAAACGAAACTGGTTCATATATTCCCCTCATAGTGACTGGCTTAATGTCCACAGGGTTGCTACCCTTCCATTTGTCTCTTCACATATTATTTTGTTAGAGAAGGGTGAATAGGGTTAAGCACATACGCGTCGGAAAAGCGATCtcttcgtatttttttacacgcaataattttttttttctgataaACTGTAACCACTTTGCAGCTgttaagaaaaatgcaacgCTGGTGTATCTTTACgcgtacaattttttttccgcatgTCGATTTGGCCTCCTCTCCCTTTGTGTTTCCCGTTCCGCTGTGGCGAATTAGTTATTCTAATGGggttatatgcatatgttggGGGCGGTGCAACTTAATAGCAAAGCTGCAAGGTGAGGGCGTCGTCGAAGCCGCTGTCATAACCGCACCGAAAAGTTGCCCCTTTGTAATGTTCAGGAGCCTTAAAggtatgaagaaaataaaatgtactTAAATAAAAGGCATTTCGAAAATGGGTCCGGGGGTATTATATTCTAACGTATATGCTATCCCTTATTTTCTTATGAGCATCTATATAAGTGCCAATTTAGGGCACGCTACGCTGAACAAACGTACTTTCCTGCACTACACAAGTGTTGGTTACTGCCCCAGTTTATGCCAGTTGGGTGTTTTCCCCCATGCTGGAGTTGTTTGCTTACTGATAATAAGCTGCTCCcgtaatatatattttttatagcATCTCCGTACTGCATATCCAGATACGTGTGGCACGTGTGGGCACATGTGCTTGGGTTTGCAAAGCCGCTGCGCTAATTTGTTTTATCCCACGTCATCCGAAGGGGGAGAACCACATATCTGTTGGTAACGCACGCGTACAGATACGTATATAGGTAGATAAGCAATTTTCCGCGCGTTTGCGCCCCCACGGGAAGACAAGATGATCATAGCGGTGGTGGGGTGCACGCACGGAGAGCTGAATTTCATTTACGCGACGATCGAAAAGTTGGAACAGGACAATAACTTCAAAGTGGACCTCCTGATCTGTTGCGGAGACTTCGAGTGCGTGCGTTACGGAGTGGACAACGACTGTTTGAACGTCCCAAATAAGtataagaaggaggaaaatgattTCAGGGATTATTTCacagggaaaaagaaggcaaAAGTACTAACCATATTTATAGGAGGAAACCATGAAGCGGTAAATGTACTGAAGCAACTGTACTACGGGGGATGGGTAGCgccaaatatatatttccttggATACTCAAATATACACAATATAAATGGCTTGCGAATTTGCAGCCTTAGTGGTATTTACAAAAAGTACAATTTCTATAAACGGTATAATGAGCATTACCCATATGATGAGATCAGTAAAGTCAGTTCCTATCATATTAGGAAAtatgaaattgaaaaattaaaattggtgaaggagaaaatagaCGTTGTTATAACACACGATTGGCCAAACAATATAGAAAAGCATGGAGATATGAATGACCTCCTTAGGAGGAAGTTCCATTTTCAGTcagacatatataataatacgCTGGGGAATCCACATACGGAATTTTTACTAAATAAATTGAAACCCTATTTTTGGTTTTCCTCCCATTTACACGTAAAATattctgccatttttttacatagcGATAAGAAGAACTATACGCGGTTTCTATCCCTAGATAAAGCAGAACCGAGGAAGCATTTCATCCAAATTTTAAAcattgaaaaaaggaatagcaTTCCGTACCTTTCGTTTGATCATTTGCCAAAGTCTTCTCCAAATGACACAGATGGGAAGagccaattttttaatgaggACTATGAGGAACTCCTGCAGCATGTGGAGGATGTGCAGAGGAGGGACGCCCAAGAGGGTGGTGAGGGGAACAGTGGGGATAAAGAACAAGCAAAGTGTGACCAGGGGGAAGAAACCACTACAGAGGAGAAACAaccagaagggaaaaataccCCTCAGGAGAACACCTCTGTGGATGACGCCACTGCAGAGCGCAAGCAGTTATACATATGCTATGACCAGGAGTGgctagccattttgaagGCCAATCACCACCTCATCGCGGAGGGCAGTGACAAGGATTACAATTTGGAGAAGCTCAAGTATCCCTCGGAGGAGGACTTCGAGTATATCCAGGACAAGctgaaaaatgtggaaaaaatatccatCAAGGGGAAGGATTATTATTTGGTCCACGGGTACAACAACCCCAGTTATAAGAATCTGTGGGAACAGAGGCAGGCCTTTCTGAGTCGCTTTGATTTCGAGGAGCTCAGAATGTACGACGATTATGAGCGTCTGTTTTTCGCGGAAGAGGTGCGCAAGATGGACGCCGGGTTGCCACTGGATACGCCTAACTTGGAGGAAGATCAGGAGGATGGGGAGCAGGGCCAACCGGGAGAACCGGGACAGAATAACCAAACTGATGAACACGGTGGAGGTAGTCCCAACGGGGACAATGCCCCCCATTCGGGAAACGAGGCCAACGAAATTTCCCTTAGTATTGACTCCTGACTTGAGAGGGAAACCCCACACATACAAACACCTAGGACAGCCTCATAACGTACGTACCGCATGTGTGGACcgttacgaaaaaaattgtcttaTATTAACGCTTAacaaatgtgcacacgtAGACATATgcgtggattttttttttttctttttttttttgttaccagtgttctatattatttttatgtgaGTTCGCCCATTTGGCTATTCGCATAAACATGCCCTATGTGTGAAGGGTTCATCTGCCTGTTGGCATGCCCACAAGGGGGTCAGCATCATCCCCCTTCGTTGacttccatttgtttttaaatatgCCATCTCTTAATGGAAGCAAGTGACCATTCCCCCTTTCCCACCAGCgaatgtttatttttaccatccttcttttttaccccctttttggttttcatttttgtcaaCCGCCGCTCCGTTTGTGTTAACTGAGGCGAAACGAATATgcccttttttattcaaatGGGGAATACGTTTGTACGAGAAGTGGGATGCGCTCTCACGTGTGTAGAGATGTGTTGAAATAGGAAGTCATACCAGTGCTGTGGGAAGTAATAACAAGTTGACCACGTCGTCTGTACATACACCTTTCTggtggttaaaaaaaaaaaaaaagcgtagcaaagggtgtgtgtgtaaattAGCCAAGAGCAGCTTGCACAATGTAGAGGATGAACAATTGTGAATGTTGCATGTAGTACCCCCCCTGCGGTGCTTAAAGGTTCGCATGGTCATCCACTTCCAAAGGGAAGGCTCTCGTTTTTGCCTCTATCACGTTACGCATGTTAATGATGCCGGCGAAGAAGCGGAACATTCAACcaacctatatatatatgcaaatacTTACACATCTGCACACGCATAGAAGCATACAAAAAAACGGATAACTCCTTATCGAGGTAAGACACAGTTTTCCAATGGATGATCATCCGAGCATATGTGCGGACGCAACACGGACAAGTGACGGTGGATGCATGTTGAACGTCGCTGATGGTGAGGACGCATCGGCTAgggaaaatatgcacacatgcaaATCTTGTGGCGAAAGTCAAAGTGGGAGCCCAAGgcaaaagtacaaaaagagaaaaaaaaaaaaaaaaaaaaaaagaacagctcAAAAGGGATAATAACTTAGCAGCGTTCGATTAcagaaaatattatgaacgGGTCAACAAgtggaatgaaaaaagacgGGCATACACAAAGACGGAAAAttatgggggggaaaaaaaggtaaccATCAACAAAGTTGGGAATAAGAAGAGGagtaaaagggaagggaaaaaaagtcaaaaGAGGAAGTATGAAGTTTCGCAGTGCTTATCTATCCATCAACGGAAAAACAACAGAACTGGGGCTAATGAGAAGGATCTATGTAGGCCCAAGAGGGAAGGTGACCCGATCTCCAAATGGGCTAAAGAGGGCCAAAGCAGCGTCAACAGCTGCGGTAGTGGCAACTGTGGAGGGAAGAACAACCAGGCGGgtagagaaaaagaaattgcccCCCCATGTGGGAACAACGTCAATCACGAAGTAGGGCAAGTGGGGCAAGTTGAGGAAGACCAGATGGACGAATgcacaaatgaaaaaggtaATCGTTACAACGATGCGTGTGACGCCCTAATGGTGAAGCACGAGGAGAActccttctcccccttcaTATGTACCAGTGAACACAAAAGTCATAAGCAGGACCAAGTGGGAAAAACAAGTAATATGCATAATAACGCCAGGTCTAATGAAACGATAgtggaaaatgaggaaaagatGGCCTACTCGAATAAGACCATAACGGACAGCTTCGAAGACGTAGTCAGTTTGAGTCTGCGCGCTTCGAACGGGGAAATCTTGGATGATTCCCAGTTCAGTGGTGATTATTTCGGGGGAGACCACGCCAACTGGAACGAGCTCAACGGGGACTACAACAAGTTCCTCCACAAACCAACGATCCTTATGAAGCCGAACGAGCCCAACAGCCACACGTGCCGTCCTCCCATAGAAAAACCAAACGCATGCATTATCGGTAGACAGACGGAAAAGGGTACCCCCAAAACAAGCATATACAACGAAAGGATTCAATTTGAGGTAAGTGATCCCGGAAGGAATTCTCATGAAGAGGATATACTGAGCCGCCCTTTAAAAATGCATGAACCATTTTGCACTCCTAATGGAGAGAACAACTCGGACCATTCGGGGGGCTACCCAAACACCTTCACCAGTTATTACCAGGAGAATGATGCCACCTATGAAGGCATCCATAGAAGCAGCTACTGGGGCAGCTGTGATAGACTGAGCAGCAGCTTTTCGCATCGCTACTACAAGTGGCCCCCACTGAGCATCAAAAACCCCTTCGCCTTCATCTACAAAAGTGCCAAATTTTTTGGCCACGTTCAAGAGGcattcaaaaaaaggacaacccGAGAAGCACAGCCACACACGACCACCACAATAAACGTACAcgcaaagaggaaaaaaatatacacaaagGAGGAACACATAGGCAAATTGGCCATCTCCAAGAAAGACCTTCTCTTCAATTTTGACATGGATAAATTTAAGTCAGAGGAAAATTCCTCACTGCATATTTGGAAAGGCTCTACAAGCAAAGTCAAAGCAGCTTCCAAAAGATGCAGCTGGAgggagaacaaaatgaaaggcGACCTCACCAAGCAGCTCGGAGTAACGCCCCCCCAGGAGCGGCTCCTGAAAAGGTTAAGCAGCGTGGAAGAATTACACAGATGTGACACAGATGAGGAGGGAATAAGGGAGGAGAGAAAAACACCCATTATGAGTATAGTACAAAGCACGCCTGAGCATGACGAACGAGTGAACCTCCCGAAGAGACACAAAACGGGTctagaggaaaaggaagaaaaacccATGAACAAACACAAACGACTAATCGAcgtagggaaaaaagacaCGGATAGAAactttgatatttttttatccctcTTCATGaagcacgaaaaaaaagaagaattccTCTTCTGCCTAATATGCGACGAAGAGTTAACGGaaaattctattttttttcaaaattgcaTTAAGCCAATGTTAGACGAATATAGAAGATCCAAATTTGAGAAagtgaagaaagaaaaggatacATCCCCTGATGCATCCATTAGtgacatacatataaacaaaataatcCTAGAAATTATGATCCCAtctataaagaaaaagtacctCAAGTATGTGAGTGAGCTCTACGATAAAATGGAACCCACACCTAATGACGATATTAACGGCTCAGATGAGCTACAAAAGGAAGTACTCGAAATTAAcgagaaaatggaaaacttaAACATAAAATCGCT from Plasmodium coatneyi strain Hackeri chromosome 12, complete sequence includes these protein-coding regions:
- a CDS encoding RNA lariat debranching enzyme, which gives rise to MIIAVVGCTHGELNFIYATIEKLEQDNNFKVDLLICCGDFECVRYGVDNDCLNVPNKYKKEENDFRDYFTGKKKAKVLTIFIGGNHEAVNVLKQLYYGGWVAPNIYFLGYSNIHNINGLRICSLSGIYKKYNFYKRYNEHYPYDEISKVSSYHIRKYEIEKLKLVKEKIDVVITHDWPNNIEKHGDMNDLLRRKFHFQSDIYNNTLGNPHTEFLLNKLKPYFWFSSHLHVKYSAIFLHSDKKNYTRFLSLDKAEPRKHFIQILNIEKRNSIPYLSFDHLPKSSPNDTDGKSQFFNEDYEELLQHVEDVQRRDAQEGGEGNSGDKEQAKCDQGEETTTEEKQPEGKNTPQENTSVDDATAERKQLYICYDQEWLAILKANHHLIAEGSDKDYNLEKLKYPSEEDFEYIQDKLKNVEKISIKGKDYYLVHGYNNPSYKNLWEQRQAFLSRFDFEELRMYDDYERLFFAEEVRKMDAGLPLDTPNLEEDQEDGEQGQPGEPGQNNQTDEHGGGSPNGDNAPHSGNEANEISLSIDS
- a CDS encoding GTP-binding protein, with the translated sequence MSSEEYDHLYKIILVGDATVGKTHLLSRYIRGSLPSVAKATIGVEFATRTIPLAIGGTVKAQIWDTAGQERYRSITSAHYRRSAGAILVYDVTKKKTFLSISKWLEEIRQNADKDIVIMLVGNKVDLVENDEMKRKVTYEQGASFARENNLFFAEASAVSKLNVKHVFENLLQEIYNNRMKNNSCSLSTRSSATCESAIQLTRARSTIKLSDLNENESEDERKPRPTCC